One Pyrus communis chromosome 13, drPyrComm1.1, whole genome shotgun sequence genomic window carries:
- the LOC137713806 gene encoding uncharacterized protein has protein sequence MGRRGGGGGAQRAPNTAFASTNNISLREELTGKKQTKGGSSINAKAALKLEHLQRLAVWTGAEASVPSLGAFFGRTLAVAQEAIGVPPEPSLFPCQRCETVLQPGFNCTVRIEKNRAKVRQRSKKITNFSQNNVVYTCHFCSHRNVKRGTPNGHMKMICPPKAKTTSNLKLKSISKKFINLKEITAGDEVSKAEEIAPSAGREIPAVNTPAGEGEVSRANEIAPSAGIEIPSVDTPATPTVKTGIALLLGGKKRRRNNSATKKPAEPDSSPTSIAENITSTSNKRRRKSWTSLKEIAIRSDHNNIRKISLI, from the exons ATGGGtaggagaggaggaggaggaggagctcaGAGGGCGCCAAACACCGCATTCGCGTCTACCAATAACATATCACTGAGAGAAGAATTGACCGGGAAAAAGCAGACCAAGGGCGGCTCCTCCATCAATGCCAAGGCCGCGCTGAAGCTCGAGCACTTGCAGAGACTCGCTGTGTGGACTGGCGCGGAGGCTTCTGTTCCTTCTCTGGGTGCATTCTTTGGGCGCACCTTGGCTGTTGCCCAAGAGGCCATCGGTGTGCCCCCTGAACCTTCTCTCTTCCCTTGCCAGAG ATGTGAAACAGTTCTTCAGCCTGGCTTCAACTGCACTGTTCGAATTGAGAAAAATAGAGCAAAGGTACGACAACGAAGTAAGAAGATTACTAATTTCTCTCAAAACAATGTAGTGTATACATGCCACTTCTGTTCACACCGGAATGTGAAGAGAGGGACTCCGAATGGACATATGAAAATGATATGCCCCCCTAAGGCCAAAACAACTTCGAATCTGAAACTTAAGTCCATCTCCAAGAAGTTTATCAACTTAAAGGAGATCACAGCAGGTGATGAGGTTAGTAAAGCAGAGGAGATAGCTCCTTCCGCAGGCAGAGAGATTCCTGCAGTCAACACTCCTGCTGGCGAAGGCGAGGTTAGTAGAGCGAATGAAATAGCTCCTTCAGCAGGCATAGAGATTCCTAGCGTGGATACTCCTGCAACTCCAACGGTGAAGACTGGAATTGCTTTGTTGTTGGGAGggaagaagagaaggagaaacaaTTCGGCGACCAAGAAACCAGCTGAACCTGATAGCAGTCCCACCTCAATAGCTGAAAACATAACTAGCACGTCAAACAAACGGAGGAGAAAATCATGGACAAGTTTGAAGGAGATTGCTATACGCAGTGATCACAATAACATCCGAAAAATCAGTTTGATTTGA
- the LOC137713066 gene encoding ASI1-immunoprecipitated protein 3-like isoform X2 has translation MGNRRFAQVSTSDDEDDDVSPRNHQQTARETSSRKRKQVKIREGDDEESEEEEKQKSKKRRGGKEKEAETASGSEDEEEEPHIEDAKPIGEVVKLSGKGRGRRQHYKAFEYDGNRFDLEDPVLLTPEDTRQKPYVAIIKDISRTVGGSMMVLGQWFYRPEEAEKKAGGNWQSTDTRELFYSFHRDEVPAESVMHKCLVHFVPLNKQLPSRKQHPGFIVQKVYDTQGKKLWKLTDRDYEEDKQHEIDLLVQKTIKLLGELPDIEIADNTGYQDDHLKTKSGQIKKNISPLDVSRVEEATARPGQNKKAETPGSCSTSNPEYHSILAKSMALTGDTVRDRWMEKLLQNIRHHVCNSADTTNGVEKRKSDSDDNDHESDHKSTEVGNGSQDNLKSGNTSFLWPEDAVRAVTSLEKASHESFSSDFLKYNQKLRQLGFNLQKNSFLARRLLNQELEPLTIVNMSPDELKEGWKYVCQQHGWTHVSYIFGCCHFFSFLSFHVHVRFLSEKSLLRLFNWWGAFVEESERSWICLIFGCLG, from the exons ATGGGGAATAGGAGGTTCGCGCAGGTCTCTACGAGCGACGACGAAGACGACGACGTCTCGCCGCGGAACCACCAGCAGACGGCGCGGGAGACGTCGTCGCGGAAGAGGAAGCAGGTGAAGATTCGAGAAGGGGACGACGAAGAgtcggaggaggaagagaagcaGAAGAGTAAGaagaggaggggagggaaggagaAAGAGGCCGAAACAGCATCAGGCAGCGAAGACGAGGAGGAGGAGCCACACATTGAGGACGCGAAGCCGATTGGCGAGGTGGTTAAGCTTTCCGGGAAGGGAAGGGGGCGGAGGCAGCACTACAAGGCGTTTGAGTACGACGGGAACCGATTTGACCTG GAGGATCCGGTTCTTCTAACTCCTGAGGATACAAGACAAAAGCCTTATGTGGCAATTATCAAG GATATAAGTAGGACTGTAGGTGGGAGCATGATGGTATTAGGACAGTGGTTTTATCGTCCTGAAGAGGCAGAGAAAAAAGCTGGGGGAAACTGGCAGTCAACTGATACAAGGGAGTTGTTTTATAGTTTCCATCGTGATGAGGTTCCTGCAGAATCTGTAATGCATAAATGTTTGGTGCATTTTGTCCCATTAAACAAACAGCTGCCAAGTCGTAAACAGCATCCTGGCTTCATTGTGCAAAAGGTGTATGATACCCAAGGGAAAAAACTCTGGAAGCTGACAGATAGAGACTATGAAGAGGATAAGCAACATGAGATTGACCTGTTAGTTCAGAAAACTATTAAACTATTGGGAGAACTTCCTGATATAGAGATTGCAGATAACACTGGTTATCAGGATGATCATTTGAAGACTAAAAGTGGTCAGATTAAAAAGAATATATCACCCCTTGACGTTTCTAGGGTGGAAGAAGCAACTGCTAGGCCTGGCCAAAATAAAAAAGCTGAAACACCTGGAAGCTGCTCAACAAGTAACCCAGAATATCATTCCATTTTAGCCAAGTCCATGGCACTAACTGGAGACACGGTACGTGACAGATGGATGGAGAAACTTCTTCAAAATATTCGGCACCATGTATGCAACTCTGCTGACACCACGAATGGTGTTGAAAAGAGAAAATCTGATTCTGATGATAATGATCATGAAAGTGACCATAAGTCCACAGAAGTTGGGAATGGATCTCAGGATAATCTCAAG AGTGGCAACACGTCTTTTCTCTGGCCAGAGGATGCTGTTCGTGCAGTTACTTCTCTAGAGAAGGCCTCGCATGAATCTTTCTCCTCTGATTTCCTAAAGTATAACCAGAAGTTGCGGCAACTGGGATTCAATCTCCAG AAAAATTCGTTCCTAGCCCGTCGTCTGCTAAATCAAGAATTGGAACCTTTAACAATAGTGAACATGTCACCTGATGAGTTAAAG GAGGGATGGAAGTATGTATGCCAGCAGCACGGGTGGACACATGTCTCTTATATCTTTGGATgttgtcattttttttccttcctttcttttcaTGTCCATGTAAGGTTTTTATCAGAGAAAAGTTTGTTAAGGCTGTTCAACTGGTGGGGAGCATTTGTCGAGGAAAGTGAAAGATCATGGATATGTTTGATATTTGGGTGTTTGGGTTGA
- the LOC137713066 gene encoding ASI1-immunoprecipitated protein 3-like isoform X1, translating into MGNRRFAQVSTSDDEDDDVSPRNHQQTARETSSRKRKQVKIREGDDEESEEEEKQKSKKRRGGKEKEAETASGSEDEEEEPHIEDAKPIGEVVKLSGKGRGRRQHYKAFEYDGNRFDLEDPVLLTPEDTRQKPYVAIIKDISRTVGGSMMVLGQWFYRPEEAEKKAGGNWQSTDTRELFYSFHRDEVPAESVMHKCLVHFVPLNKQLPSRKQHPGFIVQKVYDTQGKKLWKLTDRDYEEDKQHEIDLLVQKTIKLLGELPDIEIADNTGYQDDHLKTKSGQIKKNISPLDVSRVEEATARPGQNKKAETPGSCSTSNPEYHSILAKSMALTGDTVRDRWMEKLLQNIRHHVCNSADTTNGVEKRKSDSDDNDHESDHKSTEVGNGSQDNLKSGNTSFLWPEDAVRAVTSLEKASHESFSSDFLKYNQKLRQLGFNLQKNSFLARRLLNQELEPLTIVNMSPDELKEGLTAVERAKKEPDDWERMQMTDARCSRCSEFKVGVRDIIQAGNSARYQLECISCGHSWYAAWDAVSMLTIDAPSSNKNVGTAPLATAKFEDVEKKLASPRESDKATKDTVRKTTEACMPVLEAQRSFSKSKKEENSESAKKPE; encoded by the exons ATGGGGAATAGGAGGTTCGCGCAGGTCTCTACGAGCGACGACGAAGACGACGACGTCTCGCCGCGGAACCACCAGCAGACGGCGCGGGAGACGTCGTCGCGGAAGAGGAAGCAGGTGAAGATTCGAGAAGGGGACGACGAAGAgtcggaggaggaagagaagcaGAAGAGTAAGaagaggaggggagggaaggagaAAGAGGCCGAAACAGCATCAGGCAGCGAAGACGAGGAGGAGGAGCCACACATTGAGGACGCGAAGCCGATTGGCGAGGTGGTTAAGCTTTCCGGGAAGGGAAGGGGGCGGAGGCAGCACTACAAGGCGTTTGAGTACGACGGGAACCGATTTGACCTG GAGGATCCGGTTCTTCTAACTCCTGAGGATACAAGACAAAAGCCTTATGTGGCAATTATCAAG GATATAAGTAGGACTGTAGGTGGGAGCATGATGGTATTAGGACAGTGGTTTTATCGTCCTGAAGAGGCAGAGAAAAAAGCTGGGGGAAACTGGCAGTCAACTGATACAAGGGAGTTGTTTTATAGTTTCCATCGTGATGAGGTTCCTGCAGAATCTGTAATGCATAAATGTTTGGTGCATTTTGTCCCATTAAACAAACAGCTGCCAAGTCGTAAACAGCATCCTGGCTTCATTGTGCAAAAGGTGTATGATACCCAAGGGAAAAAACTCTGGAAGCTGACAGATAGAGACTATGAAGAGGATAAGCAACATGAGATTGACCTGTTAGTTCAGAAAACTATTAAACTATTGGGAGAACTTCCTGATATAGAGATTGCAGATAACACTGGTTATCAGGATGATCATTTGAAGACTAAAAGTGGTCAGATTAAAAAGAATATATCACCCCTTGACGTTTCTAGGGTGGAAGAAGCAACTGCTAGGCCTGGCCAAAATAAAAAAGCTGAAACACCTGGAAGCTGCTCAACAAGTAACCCAGAATATCATTCCATTTTAGCCAAGTCCATGGCACTAACTGGAGACACGGTACGTGACAGATGGATGGAGAAACTTCTTCAAAATATTCGGCACCATGTATGCAACTCTGCTGACACCACGAATGGTGTTGAAAAGAGAAAATCTGATTCTGATGATAATGATCATGAAAGTGACCATAAGTCCACAGAAGTTGGGAATGGATCTCAGGATAATCTCAAG AGTGGCAACACGTCTTTTCTCTGGCCAGAGGATGCTGTTCGTGCAGTTACTTCTCTAGAGAAGGCCTCGCATGAATCTTTCTCCTCTGATTTCCTAAAGTATAACCAGAAGTTGCGGCAACTGGGATTCAATCTCCAG AAAAATTCGTTCCTAGCCCGTCGTCTGCTAAATCAAGAATTGGAACCTTTAACAATAGTGAACATGTCACCTGATGAGTTAAAG GAGGGTTTAACAGCTGTGGAGAGAGCAAAGAAGGAGCCTGATGATTGGGAGCGTATGCAG ATGACTGATGCTCGTTGCTCAAGATGCTCGGAGTTCAAAGTGGGAGTTAGGGACATTATTCAAGCAGGAAATAGTGCTCGCTATCAG CTGGAGTGTATTTCCTGTGGTCATTCATGGTATGCTGCCTGGGATGCGGTTTCAATGCTCACAATTGACGCACCCAGTTCTAACAAGAACGTGGGGACGGCTCCTTTGGCCACCGCCAAGTTCGAAGACGTTGAGAAGAAGCTGGCGAGCCCTCGTGAGTCTGACAAGGCAACCAAGGACACTGTAAGAAAAACAACTGAAGCATGTATGCCGGTCTTGGAAGCGCAAAGATCATTTAGTAAGtctaaaaaggaagaaaattctGAATCTGCAAAGAAACCTGAGTAG